One stretch of Pedobacter riviphilus DNA includes these proteins:
- a CDS encoding TlpA family protein disulfide reductase produces the protein MTTSFKPIFYTLSIIIFLGCNGKKELSPVIQPAGILQSSDQISKYIMQYVNFDSDFSAFDTQGKSMDKQTFLNEVLSGSYLPLRLKTQTGENSYQLHKINVLIEDSPKYYLIDQARQGLFQLSLVGKPAPKFEFVDLAGHKYNNQNTRGKILVMKFWFIGCVACVQEMPEVNKIVDRYQDRKDILFVSLASNKVEPLKKFLKQVTFKYQTVADADHYMIDSIGTKVFPSHLIIGRDGKIRKFTLQYTEVEELLKTL, from the coding sequence ATGACAACATCTTTCAAGCCCATTTTTTATACCCTATCGATTATTATATTTCTGGGATGTAATGGCAAAAAAGAGTTGAGCCCAGTAATTCAGCCTGCAGGTATTCTTCAGAGCAGTGATCAGATCTCAAAGTATATCATGCAATACGTCAACTTCGACTCTGATTTTAGTGCGTTTGACACACAAGGAAAATCGATGGATAAGCAAACATTTCTCAACGAAGTACTATCCGGCAGTTACTTACCTTTAAGGCTAAAAACCCAAACAGGTGAAAACTCATATCAGCTGCACAAAATTAATGTGCTAATTGAAGACTCGCCAAAATATTATCTGATAGACCAGGCCCGTCAGGGTCTTTTTCAACTTTCGCTCGTCGGCAAGCCCGCACCAAAGTTTGAATTTGTAGATTTAGCAGGACACAAATACAACAACCAAAATACCAGGGGAAAAATCCTTGTAATGAAATTCTGGTTTATAGGCTGTGTCGCCTGTGTACAAGAAATGCCTGAAGTGAATAAAATAGTTGATCGCTACCAGGACCGTAAGGACATTCTTTTTGTTAGTCTTGCATCAAACAAAGTCGAACCATTAAAGAAATTCCTTAAGCAGGTAACATTCAAATATCAAACTGTAGCAGATGCCGACCATTACATGATCGATTCTATCGGTACCAAGGTATTCCCTTCACATCTGATTATTGGCAGGGACGGCAAGATCAGGAAATTCACGCTACAGTATACCGAGGTTGAAGAGCTGCTAAAAACCCTTTAG
- a CDS encoding GLPGLI family protein gives MILDSTYVVAFFTEKILSQRGPELFSGLPGMILGVALPHDNTNWFATKVTEVKLDPKIFEQQLNGRPANLKAMKSTLNSVKVNNMAELKWFLLL, from the coding sequence TTGATCCTTGACTCGACTTATGTCGTTGCCTTTTTTACTGAAAAAATACTTTCTCAGAGAGGCCCCGAATTATTTTCTGGTCTGCCAGGGATGATTTTGGGAGTAGCTTTACCGCATGATAATACAAACTGGTTTGCAACAAAAGTTACCGAAGTGAAGCTGGATCCCAAAATATTTGAACAACAATTAAACGGTAGGCCGGCGAATCTAAAAGCTATGAAGTCTACCTTAAATAGTGTCAAGGTAAATAATATGGCGGAATTAAAATGGTTTCTGCTGCTCTAG